A DNA window from Drosophila pseudoobscura strain MV-25-SWS-2005 chromosome 2, UCI_Dpse_MV25, whole genome shotgun sequence contains the following coding sequences:
- the Recs1 gene encoding protein lifeguard 1, whose translation MQVGSQYGNLGGSQAEFLAMGPYGSYGSGDPEGQPKNIGFNDGSIRRGFIRKVYLILMAQLVATFGAVSIFVFNDNVKMYALQNRWVFFVALFLMLVTLLGLVCSESLRRQTPMNFIFLGGFTVAQSLLLGVSACRFAPTEVLMAVGITAAVCLALTLFAMQTKYDFTMMGGLLITLLVILLIFGLVAVFVGGSMLTLIYASVSALLFSMYLIYDTQLMMGGGHRYSISPEEYIFAALNLYLDIINIFMDILAIIGRSDN comes from the coding sequence CTCTGGCGATCCCGAGGGCCAGCCGAAGAACATAGGATTCAACGATGGCAGCATCCGACGGGGATTCATCCGGAAGGTGTACCTTATACTGATGGCCCAACTGGTGGCCACCTTCGGGGCCGTGTCGATCTTCGTATTCAACGATAATGTCAAGATGTACGCCCTGCAGAATAGGTGGGTCTTCTTTGTGGCCCTGTTTTTGATGCTGGTCACGCTGCTGGGGCTGGTGTGCAGCGAGAGTCTACGTCGCCAGACACCGATGAACTTCATCTTCCTGGGGGGCTTCACCGTGGCCCAGTCCCTGCTGCTGGGCGTGTCGGCCTGTCGCTTTGCTCCCACGGAGGTCCTGATGGCCGTGGGAATCACGGCTGCCGTCTGCCTGGCCCTCACGCTGTTCGCCATGCAGACAAAGTACGACTTTACCATGATGGGAGGCCTCCTCATCACACTGCTGGTGATCCTCCTGATCTTTGGGCTTGTGGCTGTGTTTGTGGGTGGCAGCATGCTCACCCTCATCTATGCTTCGGTCAGCGCCCTTCTGTTCTCCATGTACCTGATCTACGACACACAGCTGATGATGGGTGGCGGCCACCGTTACTCCATCAGCCCCGAAGAGTACATATTTGCGGCCCTGAACCTTTACTTGGATATAATTAACATATTCATGGACATTCTGGCCATAATTGGAAGGTCGGACAACTAG
- the LOC4801629 gene encoding uncharacterized protein has protein sequence METLCPFLRHTLSLVLLMVSLQSSWAAPAVRFSDNELDELAAYPTSPSQVLPIQPLLIYPQQRANLYQARTLGGNDDRDIIFVKLLQDKSSGYRPKQQRLVVEEEKPSQRKELGLKDFFYVKARTNGRFSHERLKVYRVPEFYAISVFRNGDT, from the exons ATGGAAACG CTCTGCCCTTTCCTTCGACACACGCTTAGCCTTGTCTTACTGATGGTCTCCCTTCAGTCGTCCTGGGCAGCTCCTGCTGTGCGCTTCAGTGACAACGAACTGGATGAGCTGGCGGCCTATCCCACATCGCCCAGCCAAGTGCTGCCCATCCAGCCGCTGCTCATCTATCCGCAGCAGCGAGCAAATCTCTACCAGGCACGTACCCTGGGAGGAAACGACGACAGGGACATCATTTTCGtgaagctgctgcaggacAAGTCCAGCGGGTACCGGCCCAAGCAGCAGCGCCTCGttgtggaggaggagaaacCCTCGCAGCGCAAGGAGCTGGGCCTGAAGGACTTCTTCTACGTGAAGGCCCGCACCAACGGGCGCTTCAGTCACGAGCGTCTGAAGGTCTACAGAGTGCCCGAGTTCTACGCCATCAGTGTGTTCCGCAACGGAGATACATAA